Proteins encoded by one window of Drosophila melanogaster chromosome X:
- the run gene encoding runt, isoform C, which translates to MHLPAGPTMVANNTQVLAAAAAAAAAAAAAVAQGPGPQQSSNATTASAIAINPAQSLANTSTHSASSTGSSTPDLSTNNTSSSSNATTSPQNSAKMPSSMTDMFASLHEMLQEYHGELAQTGSPSILCSALPNHWRSNKSLPGAFKVIALDDVPDGTLVSIKCGNDENYCGELRNCTTTMKNQVAKFNDLRFVGRSGRGKSFTLTITIATYPVQIASYSKAIKVTVDGPREPRSKQSYGYPHPGAFNPFMLNPAWLDAAYMTYGYADYFRHQAAAQAAQVHHPALAKSSASSVSPNPNPSVATSSSSAVQPSEYPHPAAAVAAAAGQPAAMMPSPPGAAPATPYAIPQFPFNHVAAAAAAKAATPHAFHPYNFAAAAGLRARNAALHHQSEPVHVSPASSRPSSSSPTQQHVLLKLNTSIETSSIHEQSASDGDSDDEQIDVVKSEFDLDKSLDVAPLRMRCDLKAPSAMKPLYHESGPGAVANSRQPSPETTTKIKSAAVQQKTVWRPY; encoded by the exons ATGCATCTGCCAGCGGGTCCAACGATGGTGGCCAACAACACACAGGTCCtggccgctgccgccgccgcagcagccgccgcagcgGCCGCGGTAGCCCAGGGTCCTGGGCCGCAGCAGAGTAGCaatgccaccaccgcctccgcaATCGCCATCAATCCCGCCCAGAGTCTGGCCAACACGAGCACCCACTCGGCCAGCAGCACGGGCAGCTCCACACCAGATCTCAGCACGAACAACACCAGCTCGAGCAGCAACGCCACCACCAGTCCGCAGAACTCCGCCAAGATGCCCAGCTCGATGACCGACATGTTCGCCAGCCTGCACGAGATGCTGCAGGAGTATCACGGCGAGCTGGCCCAGACCGGATCGCCCTCGATCCTCTGCAGCGCCCTGCCCAATCACTGGCGGTCGAACAAGTCGCTGCCCGGAGCCTTCAAGGTGATCGCCCTGGACGACGTGCCCGATGGCACCCTGGTGTCCATCAAGTGCGGCAACGACGAAAACTACTGCGGCGAGCTGAGGAACTGCACCACGACCATGAAGAACCAGGTGGCCAAGTTCAACGATCTGCGCTTCGTGGGACGATCGGGACGCGGCAAGTCCTTCACGCTGACCATCACCATTGCCACCTATCCGGTGCAGATCGCCAGCTACAGCAAAGCCATCAAGGTGACCGTCGACGGGCCACGGGAGCCAAGAAGTAAGCAAA GCTATGGCTATCCCCATCCCGGCGCGTTTAACCCGTTCATGCTGAATCCCGCTTGGCTGGATGCGGCGTACATGACCTACGGCTATGCGGACTACTTCCGCCACCAGGCAGCCGCCCAGGCGGCCCAGGTGCATCATCCGGCACTGGCCAAGTCCTCGGCTTCCTCGGTGTCGCCAAATCCCAATCCATCGGTGGCCACCAGCTCCTCGTCGGCGGTTCAGCCATCTGAGTATCCCCATCCGgcggcagcagtggcagcggcggcgggACAACCGGCGGCCATGATGCCATCGCCACCGGGAGCGGCGCCTGCCACGCCCTATGCCATTCCGCAGTTCCCATTCAACCATGTGGCCGCCGCAGCCGCCGCCAAGGCAGCCACGCCACACGCCTTCCATCCGTATAACTTTGCCGCGGCAGCTGGCTTGCGGGCCCGCAATGCTGCCCTGCACCACCAGAGCGAGCCGGTCCACGTCAGCCCCGCCTCCTCCAGGCCCTCCAGCTCCTCGCCCACCCAGCAACACGTCCTGCTGAAGCTAAACACCTCCATCGAGACGAGCTCCATCCACGAGCAGTCCGCCAGTGACGGCGACTCCGACGACGAGCAGATCGACGTGGTCAAATCGGAGTTCGACCTGGACAAGAGCCTGGATGTGGCGCCACTTCGCATGCGCTGCGACCTGAAGGCGCCCTCGGCCATGAAGCCGCTCTACCACGAGAGCGGTCCTGGAGCGGTAGCCAACAGCCGCCAGCCGTCGCCGGAAACGACCACCAAGATCAAGAGCGCCGCCGTGCAGCAGAAGACCGTGTGGCGGCCCTACTAG
- the run gene encoding runt, isoform B codes for MHLPAGPTMVANNTQVLAAAAAAAAAAAAAVAQGPGPQQSSNATTASAIAINPAQSLANTSTHSASSTGSSTPDLSTNNTSSSSNATTSPQNSAKMPSSMTDMFASLHEMLQEYHGELAQTGSPSILCSALPNHWRSNKSLPGAFKVIALDDVPDGTLVSIKCGNDENYCGELRNCTTTMKNQVAKFNDLRFVGRSGRGKSFTLTITIATYPVQIASYSKAIKVTVDGPREPRSYGYPHPGAFNPFMLNPAWLDAAYMTYGYADYFRHQAAAQAAQVHHPALAKSSASSVSPNPNPSVATSSSSAVQPSEYPHPAAAVAAAAGQPAAMMPSPPGAAPATPYAIPQFPFNHVAAAAAAKAATPHAFHPYNFAAAAGLRARNAALHHQSEPVHVSPASSRPSSSSPTQQHVLLKLNTSIETSSIHEQSASDGDSDDEQIDVVKSEFDLDKSLDVAPLRMRCDLKAPSAMKPLYHESGPGAVANSRQPSPETTTKIKSAAVQQKTVWRPY; via the exons ATGCATCTGCCAGCGGGTCCAACGATGGTGGCCAACAACACACAGGTCCtggccgctgccgccgccgcagcagccgccgcagcgGCCGCGGTAGCCCAGGGTCCTGGGCCGCAGCAGAGTAGCaatgccaccaccgcctccgcaATCGCCATCAATCCCGCCCAGAGTCTGGCCAACACGAGCACCCACTCGGCCAGCAGCACGGGCAGCTCCACACCAGATCTCAGCACGAACAACACCAGCTCGAGCAGCAACGCCACCACCAGTCCGCAGAACTCCGCCAAGATGCCCAGCTCGATGACCGACATGTTCGCCAGCCTGCACGAGATGCTGCAGGAGTATCACGGCGAGCTGGCCCAGACCGGATCGCCCTCGATCCTCTGCAGCGCCCTGCCCAATCACTGGCGGTCGAACAAGTCGCTGCCCGGAGCCTTCAAGGTGATCGCCCTGGACGACGTGCCCGATGGCACCCTGGTGTCCATCAAGTGCGGCAACGACGAAAACTACTGCGGCGAGCTGAGGAACTGCACCACGACCATGAAGAACCAGGTGGCCAAGTTCAACGATCTGCGCTTCGTGGGACGATCGGGACGCGGCAAGTCCTTCACGCTGACCATCACCATTGCCACCTATCCGGTGCAGATCGCCAGCTACAGCAAAGCCATCAAGGTGACCGTCGACGGGCCACGGGAGCCAAGAA GCTATGGCTATCCCCATCCCGGCGCGTTTAACCCGTTCATGCTGAATCCCGCTTGGCTGGATGCGGCGTACATGACCTACGGCTATGCGGACTACTTCCGCCACCAGGCAGCCGCCCAGGCGGCCCAGGTGCATCATCCGGCACTGGCCAAGTCCTCGGCTTCCTCGGTGTCGCCAAATCCCAATCCATCGGTGGCCACCAGCTCCTCGTCGGCGGTTCAGCCATCTGAGTATCCCCATCCGgcggcagcagtggcagcggcggcgggACAACCGGCGGCCATGATGCCATCGCCACCGGGAGCGGCGCCTGCCACGCCCTATGCCATTCCGCAGTTCCCATTCAACCATGTGGCCGCCGCAGCCGCCGCCAAGGCAGCCACGCCACACGCCTTCCATCCGTATAACTTTGCCGCGGCAGCTGGCTTGCGGGCCCGCAATGCTGCCCTGCACCACCAGAGCGAGCCGGTCCACGTCAGCCCCGCCTCCTCCAGGCCCTCCAGCTCCTCGCCCACCCAGCAACACGTCCTGCTGAAGCTAAACACCTCCATCGAGACGAGCTCCATCCACGAGCAGTCCGCCAGTGACGGCGACTCCGACGACGAGCAGATCGACGTGGTCAAATCGGAGTTCGACCTGGACAAGAGCCTGGATGTGGCGCCACTTCGCATGCGCTGCGACCTGAAGGCGCCCTCGGCCATGAAGCCGCTCTACCACGAGAGCGGTCCTGGAGCGGTAGCCAACAGCCGCCAGCCGTCGCCGGAAACGACCACCAAGATCAAGAGCGCCGCCGTGCAGCAGAAGACCGTGTGGCGGCCCTACTAG